AAGAAAACTGCTGAGAGGACACTAGGAgtaagaggaagaagggaaggatcTCAAACAGGGGGCTCATGCCCAACAGAGTAGAGGGAACCGACGAGAAGACTGTTTCCTTGACAtacctgcttcctcctcctcctcctcctcctcctcttcatcgTCCCCCTGACCTTCCTGCATCTGTTCCAGATCCTCCTCTTCTTCGGAATCTGTGGCCTCCtcgtcttcctcctcctcatcttcctctccctcctcttcctcctcctcctcctcctcctcactttcctcatcttcaTCATCGGTCTCAGCCTTGGAGGTGGTAGGGCACTCCTGGGATGCCATCCCACTAGGGCCCTGCAGGGGACAAAGGAGTTTCTCTAGGGAATCCCTTGCCCCAGAGGGGCTGCTTCTTGCATTCCTTCTGCACACGCCATGATCAGTCACCACGTACTCCCTCCTGGCCAGTGCAGTGGAAGGACAAGGTCTCTCTGAAGGGTGTATTCCCTTCCATACCTCACCAGAATCCAAGGAGGCTTTGGAGGGGTCTGCAGAGTGGGAAGAGGTGGCTTGGGGGAGCCGCgctcttctcttctgtctctcgCCCTCCTCGCTCTTGTCTTGCATCATTGCATACTTGGAGATGACCTCATCCAGCCGGCTCATAGCCAAGCTCCGGTTCTCCCGCAGGCGCCGAGCCAGGGCAGGATCTGACAGTGCGGGATCAATGCCTATGTGGGAAGATATAAAGTCAGTGTACTCACCCAGAACCCTAGAAGAAGGGACTAGAGAGACACCCCCTCCACCACACACCTGATGAATGAGGGTTACCAAGGAGCATCTCACTAATGCCTACCTGGCCTATAGTCATCTGTGAGGTGACAGCCAAAGTTGTAGATGAGATCAAGGTGGCGACGCTCCTGTAACCTGATGCCCACATCTCGGAAGGCATCCTGAGCCATGAGCCGGAGCTGCTGTCGGGGGAGGCCAAGGCTGTGCCGAGCAGCTGCCTTCTCTACGGCCCGCAGTACGTCTCCATAGTCAGGGAAGGTATCAGGCCCTGGCTTGTTGATGAGCCGCTCAATGCGCCTGTTGACCTCTGGGTAGCGGGTACCACGGTAGGGGATGCGCTGCTCTATGACCCGGCCTGTCAGTGAAGAGCAGTCTTTCAGCTCACACAGCCGCCCAAAGAGGCGGATCAGCTTACGCTTCAACCTCGCCTCCTGCAGGTAAGTGGAGTCTGGGTCATCCAATTCTGAGAGATCCAACTCCTTTTCCTGCAGCCGCCGGATCTCTGCCACGTAGAGTGCCAGCAGCTGCTCCAAGCGCTGGATCTGCCGCCGGGAACCATGGGTCCTTGGGGCCTCAGAGGCAGTGGTCTCAGCACTTGTGGGGTCCAAGGAGGGGTCTGCGGGAGGGTTATTCCCAGAGGGCTCACTAGAGGTGGTGGCAGCAGGGGCCAGGTTCAGCTTCTTCTTGGCTGAGTGGGCCTTGAGAGCAGTGCAGAGCTCATTAATGTAGACATAGAGCTTAGCTGGCCGGCTCTGGGCCCGAGAGAGGACCCCAGAGAGGATGTTGCAGAACTCCGCCGAGGCCAAAAACAGAGAGTGGGCCCGCTGCTGCCGGTTACAGAGGAACGGGACCACCTCAGGGTGGTCCGCCGTCTGCGTCCTACACAGTTCAAGGAACTGGAAGGTTCAGGAgaaaaagggagggggaaagagacaAGGGATGGGATTGAGAGAAAGAAGGTGAGGTGGGGTTAGTGGGGAAGAAAGGACAGGAGAGCCAGTCAGCCATCCCCCTCCCTGGAGTACAAGAATCTTCTCCCCTAAAGCTCACCTCTTTAAACAGCTTCTCATTCTCCAACTTGTAGCATTTCTTGCCGCCCGAACTACTGCTTCCTCCAGCCccatggggctgggaggagccAGGGGCTTCTGCCCTGGGTGAGGCCggattggggggtgggtgggagggcccTGGCAGAACAGCTGCTTCATCTTCGTCATCATCATCCAGCACGATGATGCTGTTAGCGGTGGCCATGGGGGATCAAATCCCCCGGAGGGAGGAAGTGTTGGGGATTTCGTAATTCCTGCTGGAAGGGGATGGGGCCTCAGACAGAGCCCCTCCAGCATAGCCCCATCCCTTCATCTCACACATTTTTCAGTCTTCTTGGGTTTCAAAACACCCAGCCATGCCCAACAGTGTCCTCACTGCCTATCTTCAGCAACCATTAGTACCATACGTTTTTTGGGCCCTTTACTATGGGAGCCCCAAACCATCTGAAAACCTTAagtcccacccccagctccacccctCACGTCGATATCCGGTCTTTCAGTTGCATTTCCCCACTATTTCTCATAGTTGGCAAGTTGATTCTTCCTCTCAACCCCTGGACGACCTCTCACATTGCACTCCAGATTTCCTTGACATCCCCTCGAACAGATACCACACCCCCGCTGGCACCACCTCAGGTGTTTTCCCCTTTCGTTCTCACACACATCAAATCCACATCCTCACTCCATCCTGAAGGTTCACCCCAACTCCGAGACTCTCTGAGGCGAAGAAGGTTCCCTCCCAACAATCCATCCCCCTTTCTCCTACTTAAATTATCTCCATAGTCCACCCTCTGATGGCTC
The DNA window shown above is from Phocoena phocoena chromosome 10, mPhoPho1.1, whole genome shotgun sequence and carries:
- the DAXX gene encoding death domain-associated protein 6 isoform X2, whose amino-acid sequence is MATANSIIVLDDDDEDEAAVLPGPSHPPPNPASPRAEAPGSSQPHGAGGSSSSGGKKCYKLENEKLFKEFLELCRTQTADHPEVVPFLCNRQQRAHSLFLASAEFCNILSGVLSRAQSRPAKLYVYINELCTALKAHSAKKKLNLAPAATTSSEPSGNNPPADPSLDPTSAETTASEAPRTHGSRRQIQRLEQLLALYVAEIRRLQEKELDLSELDDPDSTYLQEARLKRKLIRLFGRLCELKDCSSLTGRVIEQRIPYRGTRYPEVNRRIERLINKPGPDTFPDYGDVLRAVEKAAARHSLGLPRQQLRLMAQDAFRDVGIRLQERRHLDLIYNFGCHLTDDYRPGIDPALSDPALARRLRENRSLAMSRLDEVISKYAMMQDKSEEGERQKRRARLPQATSSHSADPSKASLDSGEGPSGMASQECPTTSKAETDDEDEESEEEEEEEEEEGEEDEEEEDEEATDSEEEEDLEQMQEGQGDDEEEEEEEEEEAGKDGDKSPMSPLQISTEKSLEPCKGISGSLGEQQNKGLTVSPSSLAEEPPAPSSVVAESSGEHLEELPLEEESPMSQLFELEIEALPLDTTPSPEERDVSSSRKQSEDPLTTVLENGAAMVTSTSFNGGVSPHTWGDSSPPHKKSRKEKQTEAGPLGKSYVERQRAVHEKTHTLPSPPSPLASMAPVADSSTRVDSPSHGLVTSSLCSPFPARLSHTPQSQPSRPGTFKMSVATQCDPEEIIVLSDSD
- the DAXX gene encoding death domain-associated protein 6 isoform X1; this translates as MRGSEISGEGLLERLFLSIIVLDDDDEDEAAVLPGPSHPPPNPASPRAEAPGSSQPHGAGGSSSSGGKKCYKLENEKLFKEFLELCRTQTADHPEVVPFLCNRQQRAHSLFLASAEFCNILSGVLSRAQSRPAKLYVYINELCTALKAHSAKKKLNLAPAATTSSEPSGNNPPADPSLDPTSAETTASEAPRTHGSRRQIQRLEQLLALYVAEIRRLQEKELDLSELDDPDSTYLQEARLKRKLIRLFGRLCELKDCSSLTGRVIEQRIPYRGTRYPEVNRRIERLINKPGPDTFPDYGDVLRAVEKAAARHSLGLPRQQLRLMAQDAFRDVGIRLQERRHLDLIYNFGCHLTDDYRPGIDPALSDPALARRLRENRSLAMSRLDEVISKYAMMQDKSEEGERQKRRARLPQATSSHSADPSKASLDSGEGPSGMASQECPTTSKAETDDEDEESEEEEEEEEEEGEEDEEEEDEEATDSEEEEDLEQMQEGQGDDEEEEEEEEEEAGKDGDKSPMSPLQISTEKSLEPCKGISGSLGEQQNKGLTVSPSSLAEEPPAPSSVVAESSGEHLEELPLEEESPMSQLFELEIEALPLDTTPSPEERDVSSSRKQSEDPLTTVLENGAAMVTSTSFNGGVSPHTWGDSSPPHKKSRKEKQTEAGPLGKSYVERQRAVHEKTHTLPSPPSPLASMAPVADSSTRVDSPSHGLVTSSLCSPFPARLSHTPQSQPSRPGTFKMSVATQCDPEEIIVLSDSD